In Equus quagga isolate Etosha38 chromosome 14, UCLA_HA_Equagga_1.0, whole genome shotgun sequence, one DNA window encodes the following:
- the LOC124225761 gene encoding zinc finger protein 266-like isoform X1 produces MDSVTFADVAVHFTREEWTLLDPAQKNLYRDVMLETYKNLITIGYQLFKPNLIFRLEEEEEDLRTVERGVFQECKMQLKTRDSTIQQDIFWEKTPSRLEMERIHSGWELYDCEQCEKVFSEHSCLKSQRRTQNGGNTYEDNQYGTSFLTLHKKSSTREKLNMFNHWGKAISLTPHFVYRKIIVQNKAFKCSDGGKAFVNQSYFQAPMRTHNGEKPYECEECLRSFIHSTSLGLQLQTHTANSHCDCKECRKSFEQSTYFYSDVQVHTGRKLFKCKECGKAFIKSFEYIEHMKTYTGEKPVLCEVLGKSFRNSSYLYVHSRIQAEIELSKCKKCRESFKCSVPLNVHLQTHTGEKPLKCDKCDEVFATFLNDTKRLRSLAREKPFQCNICGKTFTRSSHFTVHKRLHTGEKPYKCEECGKSFKRSEHLKVHMQTHTGEKPYVCKECGMGFKRSMHLKVHMRTHTGEKPYECKECGKTFTQSSGLIYHNKIHTGEKPFKCDICGKAFTTSSNRIIHFRTHSGEKPYECKECGKGFKTSVHLNLHTRTHSEEKPYECKECGKGFKHSVRLNIHMRTHTGEKPYECKECGKAFTQFSGLSGHAKIHTGEKPFKCGTCGKAFALSSYLNRHFRTHTGQKSFECNICGKAFSSYSYIFIHKRIHTGEKPYKCKQCGKAFSFPNSFRRHERTHLERNPVTVRNVVKPSVIANHFKDLKGPRCRAVLQM; encoded by the exons ATG GACTCAGTTACCTTCGCTGATGTGGCTGTGCATTTCACCCGAGAGGAGTGGACTTTACTGGACCCAGCCCAGAAAAATCTAtacagagatgtgatgctggagacctACAAGAACCTGATCACCATAG GATATCAGTTGTTTAAACCCAATCTGATCTTTCgattggaagaagaagaagaagatttgaGAACAGTGGAGAGAGGAGTCTTCCAAG aatgcaaaatgcaacttaaaaccaGAGACTCGACAATTCAGCAGGATATCTTTTGGGAAAAAACACCCAGTAGGCTAGAAATG GAAAGAATCCACAGTGGGTGGGAACTCTATGATTGTGAGCAATGTGAGAAAGTCTTCAGTGAACATTCATGTCTTAAGAGCCAGAGGAGAACTCAAAATGGAGGGAACACTTATGAGGATAATCAGTATGGGACAAGCTTCCTTACTCTGCACAAGAAAAGCTCTACTAGAGAAAAACTTAACATGTTTAATCATTGGGGAAAAGCCATCAGCCTgactccacattttgtttataggAAAATTATCGTGCAAAACAAAGCCTTCAAATGCAGTGATGGTGGGAAAGCCTTTGTTAATCAGTCTTACTTTCAGGCACCAATGAGAACTCACAatggagaaaaaccctatgaatgcgAGGAATGTTTGAGATCTTTTATTCACTCTACAAGCCTTGGTCTGCAATTACAAACTCACACTGCTAATAGTCACTGTGACTGTAAGGAATGCAGAAAATCCTTTGAACAGTCCACATACTTTTACAGTGATGTCCAAGTGCACACTGGAAGAAAACTctttaaatgtaaggaatgtgggaaggcctttattaagtcttttgaatatattgaacatatgaaaacatacactggagagaagcccgtTCTATGTGAGGTACTTGGAAAATCCTTTAGAAATTCCTCATACCTTTATGTTCACAGTCGAATTCAAGCTGAAATAGAACTCTCCAAATGTAAGAAATGTAGGGAAAGCTTTAAATGTTCTGTGCCTCTTAATGTTCACTTAcaaactcacactggagagaagcctttGAAATGTGACAAATGTGATGAAGTCTTTGCTACTTTCTTAAATGACACTAAACGTTTAAGATCTCTTGCCAGAGAGAAGCCTTTTCAGTGTAATATATGTGGGAAAACATTTACCAGGTCTTCGCACTTTACGGTTCACAAACGtcttcatactggagagaaaccctataaatgtgagGAATGTGGAAAAAGCTTTAAACGTTCTGAGCACCTTAAAGTTCACATGCAaacccacactggagagaaaccctatgtatgtaaggaatgtgggatgGGGTTTAAACGTTCTATGCACCTTAAAGTTCACATGCGaacccacactggagagaaaccctatgaatgtaaggaatgtgggaaaaccttcacTCAATCCTCAGGTCTcatttaccacaataagattcacactggagagaagcctttTAAGTGTGACatatgtgggaaagcctttactACATCCTCAAATCGGATCATCCATTTTAGAACTCAcagtggagagaaaccctatgaatgtaaggagtGTGGAAAGGGCTTTAAAACTTCTGTACACCTTAACCTTCATACGCGAACCCACAGTgaagagaaaccctatgaatgtaaggagtGTGGAAAGGGCTTTAAACATTCTGTGCGTCTTAACATTCACATGCGaacccacactggagagaaaccctatgaatgtaaggaatgtgggaaagccttcactcAGTTCTCAGGCCTTAGTGGACATGCAaaaattcacactggagagaagcctttTAAATGTGGCACGTGTGGAAAAGCGTTTGCTCTTTCCTCATATCTTAACAGACATTTTAGAACTCATACTGGACAGAAGTCTTTTGAGTGTAATATATGTGGGAAAGCGTTTAGCAgttattcttacatttttattcacaagcgtattcacactggagagaaaccttataaatgtaagCAATGTGGGAAAGCGTTCAGTTTTCCCAATTCCTTTCGGCGTCATGAAAGAACTCACCTGGAGAGAAATCCTGTCACTGTAAGGAATGTGGTCAAGCCCTCAGTCATCGCGAATCACTTCAAAGATCTGAAAGGGCCACGCTGCAGAGCTGTTCTGCAAATGTAA
- the LOC124225761 gene encoding zinc finger protein 266-like isoform X2: MLETYKNLITIGYQLFKPNLIFRLEEEEEDLRTVERGVFQECKMQLKTRDSTIQQDIFWEKTPSRLEMERIHSGWELYDCEQCEKVFSEHSCLKSQRRTQNGGNTYEDNQYGTSFLTLHKKSSTREKLNMFNHWGKAISLTPHFVYRKIIVQNKAFKCSDGGKAFVNQSYFQAPMRTHNGEKPYECEECLRSFIHSTSLGLQLQTHTANSHCDCKECRKSFEQSTYFYSDVQVHTGRKLFKCKECGKAFIKSFEYIEHMKTYTGEKPVLCEVLGKSFRNSSYLYVHSRIQAEIELSKCKKCRESFKCSVPLNVHLQTHTGEKPLKCDKCDEVFATFLNDTKRLRSLAREKPFQCNICGKTFTRSSHFTVHKRLHTGEKPYKCEECGKSFKRSEHLKVHMQTHTGEKPYVCKECGMGFKRSMHLKVHMRTHTGEKPYECKECGKTFTQSSGLIYHNKIHTGEKPFKCDICGKAFTTSSNRIIHFRTHSGEKPYECKECGKGFKTSVHLNLHTRTHSEEKPYECKECGKGFKHSVRLNIHMRTHTGEKPYECKECGKAFTQFSGLSGHAKIHTGEKPFKCGTCGKAFALSSYLNRHFRTHTGQKSFECNICGKAFSSYSYIFIHKRIHTGEKPYKCKQCGKAFSFPNSFRRHERTHLERNPVTVRNVVKPSVIANHFKDLKGPRCRAVLQM; the protein is encoded by the exons atgctggagacctACAAGAACCTGATCACCATAG GATATCAGTTGTTTAAACCCAATCTGATCTTTCgattggaagaagaagaagaagatttgaGAACAGTGGAGAGAGGAGTCTTCCAAG aatgcaaaatgcaacttaaaaccaGAGACTCGACAATTCAGCAGGATATCTTTTGGGAAAAAACACCCAGTAGGCTAGAAATG GAAAGAATCCACAGTGGGTGGGAACTCTATGATTGTGAGCAATGTGAGAAAGTCTTCAGTGAACATTCATGTCTTAAGAGCCAGAGGAGAACTCAAAATGGAGGGAACACTTATGAGGATAATCAGTATGGGACAAGCTTCCTTACTCTGCACAAGAAAAGCTCTACTAGAGAAAAACTTAACATGTTTAATCATTGGGGAAAAGCCATCAGCCTgactccacattttgtttataggAAAATTATCGTGCAAAACAAAGCCTTCAAATGCAGTGATGGTGGGAAAGCCTTTGTTAATCAGTCTTACTTTCAGGCACCAATGAGAACTCACAatggagaaaaaccctatgaatgcgAGGAATGTTTGAGATCTTTTATTCACTCTACAAGCCTTGGTCTGCAATTACAAACTCACACTGCTAATAGTCACTGTGACTGTAAGGAATGCAGAAAATCCTTTGAACAGTCCACATACTTTTACAGTGATGTCCAAGTGCACACTGGAAGAAAACTctttaaatgtaaggaatgtgggaaggcctttattaagtcttttgaatatattgaacatatgaaaacatacactggagagaagcccgtTCTATGTGAGGTACTTGGAAAATCCTTTAGAAATTCCTCATACCTTTATGTTCACAGTCGAATTCAAGCTGAAATAGAACTCTCCAAATGTAAGAAATGTAGGGAAAGCTTTAAATGTTCTGTGCCTCTTAATGTTCACTTAcaaactcacactggagagaagcctttGAAATGTGACAAATGTGATGAAGTCTTTGCTACTTTCTTAAATGACACTAAACGTTTAAGATCTCTTGCCAGAGAGAAGCCTTTTCAGTGTAATATATGTGGGAAAACATTTACCAGGTCTTCGCACTTTACGGTTCACAAACGtcttcatactggagagaaaccctataaatgtgagGAATGTGGAAAAAGCTTTAAACGTTCTGAGCACCTTAAAGTTCACATGCAaacccacactggagagaaaccctatgtatgtaaggaatgtgggatgGGGTTTAAACGTTCTATGCACCTTAAAGTTCACATGCGaacccacactggagagaaaccctatgaatgtaaggaatgtgggaaaaccttcacTCAATCCTCAGGTCTcatttaccacaataagattcacactggagagaagcctttTAAGTGTGACatatgtgggaaagcctttactACATCCTCAAATCGGATCATCCATTTTAGAACTCAcagtggagagaaaccctatgaatgtaaggagtGTGGAAAGGGCTTTAAAACTTCTGTACACCTTAACCTTCATACGCGAACCCACAGTgaagagaaaccctatgaatgtaaggagtGTGGAAAGGGCTTTAAACATTCTGTGCGTCTTAACATTCACATGCGaacccacactggagagaaaccctatgaatgtaaggaatgtgggaaagccttcactcAGTTCTCAGGCCTTAGTGGACATGCAaaaattcacactggagagaagcctttTAAATGTGGCACGTGTGGAAAAGCGTTTGCTCTTTCCTCATATCTTAACAGACATTTTAGAACTCATACTGGACAGAAGTCTTTTGAGTGTAATATATGTGGGAAAGCGTTTAGCAgttattcttacatttttattcacaagcgtattcacactggagagaaaccttataaatgtaagCAATGTGGGAAAGCGTTCAGTTTTCCCAATTCCTTTCGGCGTCATGAAAGAACTCACCTGGAGAGAAATCCTGTCACTGTAAGGAATGTGGTCAAGCCCTCAGTCATCGCGAATCACTTCAAAGATCTGAAAGGGCCACGCTGCAGAGCTGTTCTGCAAATGTAA